AACAGCGAAGGTAAAACAGCCATCTACTACGACAATAAAGCCGTGAATCTGACTTACCTTGCTTACTTCCCGTACAGTAAAGAAGCGAATGGCGTAACCGATATAGCCGGTCTGAAAGAGAAATTCCCGCCCCAGTACGACCAACGTACGAAAGCTGCTTACCGTGCTTCCGACCTGCTGGTGTGGAGCAAAACGTTTTCCGGCACTCCGTCAAAGACACTGGCGATAGCATTTACCCATGCTTATTCCTCGCTTTCGTTGTCGCCTTCGATAAAGTGCAAAATCAATGGAGCAGAAACAAGCTATGTCCCTTCCTCAGTTAGTGACGCAAGTTTCACCATCGGCACAGAACCTCTTTTGCCTTACTGTGCAGACGATGGCCGCCATCGGATAATTGTTTCTCCGCAAACGACGGATGCCCGTTGGCTTTGTGCATACGGCGGCGCCATGCATAGCGGTACGATGGGAAGTACGGAATTATCAGCTAATACCCGTTATACACTCGCCCCGATTTTGGATATTGGTACTTATAGTTTAGATAATGCATGCGTTGGTGATTTTTATTGCCGTGCAGATGACGGTACAGGTTATCTCGTTCCGGGAGAAGCCGTTTCTATCATCAACCTATCTTCTTGTGTCGGCTTGGTATTTTATGTAGGTCGTCACCCTGATGATAAGACTGACTATTCCACTACGAAGATTGGTCAAAAGCAATGTCATGGTTATGTGATGGCATTGACGGATGTGAACACAGGTAGTAACGACCGTCTGAGATGGGAATACAGGAGTAGTGACAACAAATACAATCAGCAAGTCGGTACTTCCACTAGTGATAGCGATTGGAACGGTTATAGTAATACCCAAGCAATAAAGCAGTATGTAGCCGAAAACAGTGGCGGTTGGGCAATAACAGACTTTCCCGCTGCCAACGGTTGCTTGCTATACGGAACAGACCAAAGTCTTTATGGCTGGCAGACGGTGTACGCTGCCCCCACAAATAGTAGCGGTTGGTTTTTACCTTCAGCCGGTCAGTTGAGTTACTTATATGAGAACCGTTCAGATTTGGCTGCCCGCATTCAAGCCTTGGGTAGTAAACTCGAGAGTTCTTATATAAAATGGTTCAGTACAATTTGGTATTACTGGTCCTCTTCGGAGTACTCGGACTACAGCAGCTCCGCGTACCGTGTGGACTTCTACGGCGGCTACGTGGATTGGTACGGTAAGGACCGTACGTACGATGTGCGGGCGGTGTCTGCTTTTTGACCTATTTTTCTATTTATAAATTTATCCCCGTCCCAGCGGATTTATAATCCGCTGGTCTTTCGTATCAGGATTTATAATCCGCCTGTCTTCTCCGAACGTTTAAAATCCTTTGTCTCTTTCGATTTAAATCGTACATTTATTCTCTCTAATCAAATTAGTATATCAATGGATACTGCGAATCGAGTTTTAGATGAATTATATTTTGTTACTTCTATCGTTGTCGATTGGATAGATATCTTTACCCGTCCTAAATACAAGCATATAATTGGGGAATCCATCCCGAATTAAATCTTTTTAACGCTTATGATTATAAATCTGTCTGTTCTTGTCGTATGGAAACAAAGAAATTCCCCTGCCACCACTTGTTGTGTGAGTGGTGGCGGGGGGACGAAAACGGTGAGGGAGAACAGTCTGACCTCTCTACCGGGAAGCTGTTACAGCTTCTCTATCTCTTCGCAGGTCAGACCGGTAATGTCGGCAATCAGGGCGGGATCCAATCCTTTCTCTTTCATTCGGCGGGCATTGGATAAACGTTCTTTCTCCATGCCTTCTTCAAGTCCTTCTTGTCTGCCTTCTTGCCTGCCTTCTTGTCTGCCTTCTTGCCTGCCTTCTTCAAGTCCTTCTTGCCTGCCTTCTTGCCTGCCTTCTTCAAGTCCTTTCTTCATGCCTCTTCGTTCAGCGCTGTTATAAAGCGTTTTCTCTACGCTGATAATATCCCAGAACTTTTCATACCCTGCCAACTGCGCATCGGTAAATGCAGATTCTTCGAGAGCGTGCACCGCCTTTTTTACTTCCGGGTTTGCAAGGAGCTCTTCAGGCACTTCACGGGTATGTTCGTTGATTTCGGTCAGGTACCGGAGCCACAACACTTGCATCTTCTTCTCACTATAGTTGTGGGGAGTGAATTTGGGAAGTTCTACAAATATCAGGTGCAGACCCTCTATCACCCGGTCCGTATGCTCTACGTGCACCAGGCGGTAGTAGTGGTAGTACTCCTGCGCCAGATCGGATTCGAAGATGTCGTTTACCAGGTTGAGCGAGTACACCGGTTGCAGCAATTCATATTCCTCTCCGGTATTGAGCTGGCGCACGTATGCCTTTGAGGCATTGAACAGTACGCGTTGCTTGAACTCTGGTGACCATATCATTTGCATCTCCACCAGGAAGACACGCCCCTGACAGTCACGGCAGCGAACGTCCACAATGCTGTTTTTGCGTAGCGGGTTGTCC
The DNA window shown above is from Bacteroides faecium and carries:
- a CDS encoding fimbrillin family protein, which encodes MFLSEYPSLSLFRKHGLGTFLSLLLLSACSPDNDALPGDGGGNTSSAELRIEVSASDFATTRGDVGNSNGSNNTATRATDNGNITSFENGDCIGIIVLDNSNNVLSDNIPYKYNGNAWSFDATNSEGKTAIYYDNKAVNLTYLAYFPYSKEANGVTDIAGLKEKFPPQYDQRTKAAYRASDLLVWSKTFSGTPSKTLAIAFTHAYSSLSLSPSIKCKINGAETSYVPSSVSDASFTIGTEPLLPYCADDGRHRIIVSPQTTDARWLCAYGGAMHSGTMGSTELSANTRYTLAPILDIGTYSLDNACVGDFYCRADDGTGYLVPGEAVSIINLSSCVGLVFYVGRHPDDKTDYSTTKIGQKQCHGYVMALTDVNTGSNDRLRWEYRSSDNKYNQQVGTSTSDSDWNGYSNTQAIKQYVAENSGGWAITDFPAANGCLLYGTDQSLYGWQTVYAAPTNSSGWFLPSAGQLSYLYENRSDLAARIQALGSKLESSYIKWFSTIWYYWSSSEYSDYSSSAYRVDFYGGYVDWYGKDRTYDVRAVSAF
- a CDS encoding Rpn family recombination-promoting nuclease/putative transposase produces the protein MRYLDPKADLTFKRVFGEHPDLVMSLLNALLPLAPGQEVTEIEYLPVELVPDNPLRKNSIVDVRCRDCQGRVFLVEMQMIWSPEFKQRVLFNASKAYVRQLNTGEEYELLQPVYSLNLVNDIFESDLAQEYYHYYRLVHVEHTDRVIEGLHLIFVELPKFTPHNYSEKKMQVLWLRYLTEINEHTREVPEELLANPEVKKAVHALEESAFTDAQLAGYEKFWDIISVEKTLYNSAERRGMKKGLEEGRQEGRQEGLEEGRQEGRQEGRQEGRQEGLEEGMEKERLSNARRMKEKGLDPALIADITGLTCEEIEKL